GGCAACTCGCCACTGGCCCGGGGATCGACGTACACCGGGCTTTTGCGGAACGCGTCCGCCACGGCGGCCGGCCCGGTTTCCGCTGCCGATGCACCGGGCACCGGCAGCGCGAGTGTGACCGCCGCCGTAGCGGCCAACGCCGCCAGCGTCCGGGCCAGTCGGTGGGTCCGTACGGGAGAGGTGAGCAACGGGGAACCTCCTGGTCCTCCAAGGCAGCAAGTGTAAATACTTTACCTGCTGCGCAAGTGTGCAATCTCTCGGGGGTAGGGCGGCGGGGCTGCCATTGGTGGCGTTGGCAGTGCCGGTGACCGTGAAACCGTGCTCGGTGAGCGTCGACGCGGCCACCGCGGCCAGGCCGCTGGTGTTGGTGCCGTTATAGACCGCGACGTCGATGCCATCCCTGGAGCGCAGTTGCGCAATGCGGCAATGAAGGACAGGGCGTCGCTCCCGGCCGGTGCCACTCGGCGACCAAAGGGAGGGGCAAACGGGTTGCTCCGAAACGGGCTGGAACCTTGGCCTCAGCTGATCCTGGCGACCGTCATCATCCTGCTGTTCGGCCCGAAGAAGCTCCCTGCGGGATAGGTGAGTTAATGCGGATCCTCAGGAGCGTGGCCATGGCCATGAAGGAGGAGTGCCCCCTACGCCTCAGGGGCTGGCGATGTCGAAGCCGTACCGCAGGGTTCGCTGGTCATGCCGCAGTCCCGGCATAGACGTACACGCCTTCCGCGCGCTCCACCTGGCACCCGTAGGTCACCTGGATCACTCACGACCAGCCGGAAACCCTCATCCGCACACCGCACGCCGGCCCGCCGTCAAGCACCGCAGCCCCCCGGCCGTCACATCGCTTGTCACCACGGGCCACAGTTGAGAGATTGCACAAGCCTTGAGGGCTCCTATGAGCCGACAAGGTCCACGTCCACACCCGCTCAGGTGGCATCGGGGTCGAACGCGGGACGGGCGGCCAGGTCGGGCTGTTCCGCCTTCGCCACGCTCACGCGCCCCGCTTCCACGGTGCTGGTCCGAGCCTCCTCGGCTGATTCACGCACCGCGTCGGCGACCTGCGCGAACTCCTCCCGCGGGTCGAGAGCGCTGCGGATCTCATCGAGCCCGAGGCCGTCGGCGTCGAGCATGTGCTTGCGTACAAACGTCTTCGGGTGCAGGTCCTCGAACTCGAAATCTCTGAATTCGGGGCCCAGTTCGGAGCGGATGTCCTGTTTGGCGCTCTCGGAGATGGCGCGCACCTTACGAATGAACGCCGATACGTTCTGGATGATTTCGGGCACCTTGCCCGGGCCGAAGACGAGTACAGCCAGGACCACCAGCGTGGCCAGCTTCAACGGGCTCATATCGAAGAACACCCGGGACTCCTCGCTCCGCCGTCCGACCCGCCTGCACCCCCGTGCATTGCGGCCATAATACTTTAGCGATTGCGCAAGTGGAGGAGCTGCGGGCTTCCTGTTCGCGCACGGCGAGCGACGACTGGCAGGCGGGCGGTACAGGACGGTGCCCGGGCGGCGATGGTGCCGGAGCATTCGGTCGGTGTTCCGCCGCGCAAACTGAGTAGCGCAGCAGCGTCGCCGGAGTAGCGAAGGAACTGCTCCAGCTCCGCCTGGGCCGCAGACGCGACAGGACGGCAACAAGGACCCGGTCGGCCGCTCCAGCCTGGGTTGGCAGACTTGACGCTGGAGCACTGCCAGCTGATGCCACACGACCAGCAACTTGACGCACTTCGCCGCGTTGCCCAGCAACCGCAGGCCTGCCAGCTCCAGAGACCTGCGCGTCATCACATGGATCCATGACCACCGCATGGACCTCGATGGTGGGCTCATGGCCGGACGAACTGGGTCTCGGCGGCGCTGACGTCCGTGGCCGGGGTGGGCGGCGGCCGACGGAGGTGTCGCTGACCTTGATCAGGGCGGCGACCAGCAGCCAGTTGGCGACCATGGACAAGCGAACCCCTCCAACGCAGGGAGCGGTGCGGCGGCCACCGTGCTGGAAGGCCAAGCAGGCGACGATCCCCGCGGCGACGATGGTGTTGGACAGCTCGGTCGACTCGCGAGCGACCCGGCGGTCCCGCCACAGGATGATCCCGATCAGGGCGATGATCAGGCCGCCGACGACGAAGCCCAGCTCCTTCCCGGCGACCGTGAACAGCACCACGCCGACGACCCCCACGGCGAGCAGCCCGAAGATCCGCCGTGTGCTGCCATGGCCACTGTCCTCAAAGGAGTCGCGGGACCGGACCGTCAAGACACTCACGCCAGGAAGCAGTCGGTTAACGCCTCACCCCGCCCCCGGAACGACTTAAGGCGTCAGGGCTCCCGCGCAGGGAGCAGGACGACGAGCCGCGCTCCATGGTGATTGTCCTCGATCAGGGTGCGGCCGTGGTGGGCCTTGACGACGTCGTGAACGATGGCCAGGCCGAGGCCGCTGCCGCCGGTGTCCCGGGAGCGCGCTTCGTCCAGGCGGGTGAAGCGTTCGAAGACGCGTTCCCGGTCGGCGTCCGGGATACCGGGGCCGTCGTCGGCGACGACCAGGCGGGCGATGCCGTCCTGGGCGTGCAGACTGACCGTGACCCTGCTGCGGGCGTAGCGCACGGCGTTGTCGAGGAGGTTGCGGACGACACGGGCGAGGGCGTCCGCATCGCCTTGTACACGGGCCGCGCCCACGGCGTGCTGGTCGATCGGGAGAGGTGTGCGGCGACGGGCCTCGCGGACCTCGGTGAAGACGATCTCGTCCAGGTCGACGGGGCGCGTCCGGATTCGTGGCTGGTCGTCGAGGCGTGCCAGCTGGAGGAGGTCGTCGACGAGGCGGGTGAGGCGTTCGCTGTCCCGCAGCAGGGATGCGGCGAGGGCCTGTGCCTCCTGCGAGCGGGCGTGCCGGGCGGCCACGTCGAGGCGGGTGTGCAGGGCACTGAGGGGGCTGCGCAGTTCGTGTGCGGCGTCCGCGATGAACCGCCGCTGCCGCCGGGTCGCGGTGTCCAGGCGTGCCAGCAGGTCGTTCAGGGTCCGGGCGAGCCGGGCGAGGGCGTCCGCGGTGGGTGGTACGTCGAGCCGCCGGCTGAGGTCGGACGTGGTGATCTCGGCGGTCTGAGCACGCATGGCCTCCACGGGGCGCAGCGCGTGCCCGGTGAGTTTCCACACCACCGCCGTGAGCAGGGCGACGACCGCCGGTGTTCCGGCGGCCAGGCCGGCGGTGAGCCGGGCCAGCCCCTGGTCGATGCCTTCGGTCGGTACGGCGACGTACACCGTCAAGGGATGGCGGGCCGATCCGGCGGGGACGCCGACGGCCCGCCAGGCGCCGTTCTCGCCGACGGGGATGTCGTGCACAGTGTGGGCGTGCGGAGTGCTGGACCGGCTCGCCGGAAAGGAGAACGCCCGCGGCCGGCCGCGCAGGTTCCCGGAGCTGGCGATCACGGTGCCGTCGCGGTCGACGATCTGTACGGCGACGTCTCCGTGGTCGGTGGCGGGTATCTCCGTGCCGGCCTGGGCGGCGTCGGCGTCCGCCGCGACGACCTCGGCGCGTTGAAGGGCGGTGGTGTCCAGGCCGTGGATCAGACTGACGTGCAGCCAGACGACGAGGAGGACGGCGGCCGAGGCCAGACCGGCGGCGATGACCAGGGCCGCGGCGGCGGTCAGCCGGTGCCGCAGTGATCTGCGGGCCCACCAGAACCGGGCGCCGGTGGCCACGGTTCACCCCGTGGCGTCGCGCAGCCGGTATCCGGCGCCGCGGACGGTCTCGATGATGCTGCGGCCGGACGGAACGTCGATCTTGCGTCTGAGATAGCCGACGTAGACCTCGACGACGTTGGTGTCACCGTCGAAGTGCTCGTCCCACACGTGGGTGAGGATGTCCGTCTTGCTGAGGACCTCGTCGGTGTGTCTGGCCAGGTACTCCAGGAGTGCGAACTCGCGGGCGGTGAGTTCGATCTCCCGCTCCCCGCGCCGGCAGCGGCGGCGGGCGGGGTCCACGCTGAGGTCCCCGGCCCGGAGCACCGCGGGCCGGGCCGGTGCCCCGCGGCGCAGCAATGCCCTGAGCCGGGCGACGAGGACGACGTACGAGAAGGGCTTGCTCAGATAGTCGTCGGCGCCGAGGTCGAGGGCGTCTGCCTCGTCGTACTCGCCGTCCTTCGCGGTCAGCATCAGCACCGGTGTCCAGACCCTGGCGGCGCGCAGCCGCTTGAGGACCTCGTAGCCGGACAGGCTGGGCAGCATGATGTCGAGCACGATGACGTCGTACGACTCGGTGAGCGCCTGCCACAGACCGTCCGGCCCGTCGTGGGCGACGTCCGTGACGAAGCCCTCGGCGGCGAGTCCCTCGGCGATCGCCCCGGCGAGTCCGCGCTCGTCCTCGATGATCAGCGTCCGCATGGCAGCCTCTGATCCACCATAGTCGTCGTCGGTGACGGCCGTCGGCTGGGAAGGTGCTGAGAGGCCCGGCGTCGTTC
The genomic region above belongs to Streptomyces sp. CG1 and contains:
- a CDS encoding sec-independent translocase — its product is MFFDMSPLKLATLVVLAVLVFGPGKVPEIIQNVSAFIRKVRAISESAKQDIRSELGPEFRDFEFEDLHPKTFVRKHMLDADGLGLDEIRSALDPREEFAQVADAVRESAEEARTSTVEAGRVSVAKAEQPDLAARPAFDPDAT
- a CDS encoding ATP-binding protein, whose amino-acid sequence is MATGARFWWARRSLRHRLTAAAALVIAAGLASAAVLLVVWLHVSLIHGLDTTALQRAEVVAADADAAQAGTEIPATDHGDVAVQIVDRDGTVIASSGNLRGRPRAFSFPASRSSTPHAHTVHDIPVGENGAWRAVGVPAGSARHPLTVYVAVPTEGIDQGLARLTAGLAAGTPAVVALLTAVVWKLTGHALRPVEAMRAQTAEITTSDLSRRLDVPPTADALARLARTLNDLLARLDTATRRQRRFIADAAHELRSPLSALHTRLDVAARHARSQEAQALAASLLRDSERLTRLVDDLLQLARLDDQPRIRTRPVDLDEIVFTEVREARRRTPLPIDQHAVGAARVQGDADALARVVRNLLDNAVRYARSRVTVSLHAQDGIARLVVADDGPGIPDADRERVFERFTRLDEARSRDTGGSGLGLAIVHDVVKAHHGRTLIEDNHHGARLVVLLPAREP
- a CDS encoding response regulator transcription factor codes for the protein MRTLIIEDERGLAGAIAEGLAAEGFVTDVAHDGPDGLWQALTESYDVIVLDIMLPSLSGYEVLKRLRAARVWTPVLMLTAKDGEYDEADALDLGADDYLSKPFSYVVLVARLRALLRRGAPARPAVLRAGDLSVDPARRRCRRGEREIELTAREFALLEYLARHTDEVLSKTDILTHVWDEHFDGDTNVVEVYVGYLRRKIDVPSGRSIIETVRGAGYRLRDATG